GTTCGCCGCCAGGCAGCCGGCGTAATGCCGCGCAGGTGGCGAACCCGTCCATCCCGGGCATCATGACGTCCAGCAGCACCACGTCCGGCGGACACTTCTGGAAAAGTTCGCAGGTTTCAATTCCGTTTTGAGCCTCCTCGACGACCCACCCGGCTTGCTCCAGCGCCTCCCGGGCGAACATACGGATGATGATATCGTCGTCCGTAATCAGTGCATAGGGTGCTCGTCCTGGTGTCAGCGGGTTCATGTCTGCTTCTCCTTGGCGATCTCATTTCGAAAGACGGTACAAGCGGCGCGATAGTCGGATTCCAACTGGGCAAACATCTGGTCGGCATCGACGAGATGTTTTCTGTTCCCCATGGTTTCGAGCTCTTTGCAGCAGGCGGCCACCGCAATGGCGCCGAGTTGCGCGCTGCTAGATTTGAGGCGATGCGCGATTGCTTCCAGGGCCATCGGGTCGTTGGCGCGGATGGCGTCACGTAGTGCGTCCACGCTTTCTCGCGAATTGTCGAGATACTTGCGAAGCACGGAGGCCAGCACGTCCGGCCGGTTGGGACGTTGCAACGCACGGATGCCCTCCAGGGCCTTGAGGTCCATGCCTGGCGATGCAGTTGGGGGGTCCGCTGCCGGCTCAGTCGTGGGTTGAGGGGGCACGGATTGAGTTCCGGGAGCTGTCGCGTTCGGCTGTGCGGCCTGCGCGGGAGGCTCATGGTGACTCAGCCATTTACGGACGATTCCCTGCAACTGCATCTGGGTGAATGGTTTGCTCAGATAATCGTCCATGCCGGCGGCGAGGCAGTGTTCGCGGTCTCCCTGCATGGCATGCGCCGTCAAGGCAATGATGGGTAGTCGACGCCGACCGGAGACTGTTTCGCGACGGCGAATTTCTCCGGTGGCCGTGAGCCCGTCCATTTCAGGCATCTGGCAGTCCATCAGCACGATGTCGAACTGGTTGCGTTCGGCGGCCGTGATGGCCTGCCGGCCGTTTTCCGCCACCTCGACTTCATAGCCCAGTTGCTCCAACATGCCGACGGCCACTTCGCGATTGACGGGACTGTCTTCGGCCAGCAGAATGCGCCCGCTCTGTTTGGGGCTCGGTGCTGCTGCTCCCGCTTCAGTTACCTGGGGGCAGGGAATGTCGCTCGTTTGTCTGGGCGAGACGAGGGGATCTGCCCATTGCGCATACGGCGCGAGCTTCGTTGAGAGTCCGGATCCCAGGGGTTGCAGATCGAAGCGGGTCGTAAACGCGAAGGTCGAGCCGCTTCCCGGTGTGCTTTCCACGGTGATGGTCCCACCCATGAGGCCGACCAGCTGCTTGGCAATAGAGAGGCCCAGTCCGGTCCCGCCGTATCGTCGGGTAGTCGACCCGTCCGCCTGAGAGAAGGCGTCGAAGATGCGTGATTTGGCGGCCGGCGGAATGCCGATGCCGGTGTCGGTCACGGCGAAGCGCAGCAGGGCCTGGGTGGTGGTTCCTTCTACATACTCGGCGTTCAACGAGACGCCCCCAGTTTCGGTGAATTTCATCGCGTTGCTCAGCAGATTCATGAGGATCTGGCGGAACCGAACCGGGTCGCCCTTGAGGTAGCGCGGGACCGCGTCGGCGATGTGTTGAGAAAGGCGAAGCTGTTTCCGGCGGGCCGCTTCACCGAACAACTCGATCGATTCCTCGAGCACCGGGAGCAGGTCGAAGTCGACGCATTCCAAATCGAGTTTCCCGGCTTCGATTTTTGAAAAGTCCAGAATGTCGTTGATGATGGCCAGCAGCGTTCTTCCGGATCGATGCACGGTCGATGCGAGATGGCGTTGTTTGTCCGTCAGCGCACTGTTGAGCAGCAGTTCGGTTGTGCCCAATACTCCGTTCATGGGAGTGCGGATTTCGTGACTCATATTGGCCAGAAACTCGCTCTTCGCTTTGCTGGCGGCCTCTGCGGCTTCCTTCGCGGCACGGAGCTCCTGCTCAGCCTGTTTACGGTCGGTGGTATCGATGTGGATGCCGACCATGCGCGCGGTTACGCCATAAACATCTCGAATCAGACTGCCGCGAGACAGGATCCATCGATAAGAGCCGTCTCGATGTCGAAGACGATGTTCAAGTTCGAACTGGGATCGTTGGCCATCCAGACAGGTCTGGATGGTTTCCTGCACGAATGGTTGGTCGTCAGGATGGATCCGCGTCCGCCACTCGTCGAAGTTATTGGGGAGCGTGGTGTCGTCATAGCCGAGCTGGTTCTTCCATTGCGGAGAGAAATAGATCACGCCTGTGGTGAGGTTCCAGTCCCAGATCCCGATGTGCGAGCCCTGCACGGTCATCGTCAACCGTGCTTCGCTCGTGCGCAAGGCCTCTTCCGCCTCTTTTCGTTCTGAAATATCCACCACGAAGGCGGTGAAGGTATAGGCATTCTCGATACGGAGCGGGGTAATGGCCAGCTCGACCGGGAACTCTGTGCCGTCGCGTCGCAGCGCCGTGATCTCGATTCGTTTGTTCAAGATCGGGCCGTCACCGGTCTTGAGGAACTGCTCAAGCCCGCGTTGGTGGGCCTCGCGGTGCGCATGCGGAATGATGGTGTCTGTCATCGCACGGCCGAGGGCCTCCTGGCGGGTCCAGCCGAAGATCTGCTCGGCCTGCGTATTCCAGCCGATGATAAGGCCTCGCTCGTCCATCCCAATCACCGCGCTTAGTGCGGTGTCGATGATCAATCTCGTCCGGCCTTCGCTCTTGCGCAGCGCTCCTTCTGCGTGAAGACGTTCGACGGCTTCGAGCGCCAGGGATACCAGAGAGGCGATCGCATGGCCGAACTGCTGTTCCTCCAGCATCCAGGGGCGGGGTGGGCCGATATGCTCGTTGCAGAGCACCCCGACGAGTTTGCCATTAAAGCGAATTGGAATGTCCAGCATGGCGCCGATTCCGAGGGGCTCGAGATAGCTGGCGGTGAACTCACGGGTGCGAGGGTCGCATCTGGCATCCGAGGCATCGATCACGCGCTCGGAAAGAAGTTCCCGGAAGTATTCGGGAAAGTCGGCCGATTGGAGCTCAGTTCCCGAGGAGTGGCTGTTCTTCGACGATTCATAGAGATCCTTGCATCGGATTGAGTCGTGGCCTTCACTCAAGATCCAGATGCTGGTTCGGCTCACTCCGAGGGTCATCGCCGTCGCGCGGGTAATTTCCTGCAACGCCGGTTCCAGAACGCCGCTCTGAATGATGCTGTTGCGTGTCAGCTCAAGGAGGGTGCTCTGTTGTCGCCGAAGCAAACTCTCCGTATGACGACGGATGTCCTCCGCCTGTTTGCGGTCCGTAATGTCGCGAAACACGAGCACGGCTCCAGCCGAGCGGTTCTCCTGGACGATTGGTGCCAAGACACACGACACCGGAAACGAGCGCCCGGTGGTCGAGGTCAGCAGCCCGTCATCGGTCCGGAACGAGCCTCCCTGGGCAGTATCATCCAGCAGAATCTGGGTGAAGATCGGTTCCGTAAGCTTCGTGCCGTAGGACAAGGAGATCATGTCGTGTAGCCGGCGACCGACGACCTCTTTTTCGGTCAGACCCCACAGCCGTTCGCCCTCGGGATTCAGCAGCACGATGTTCCAGTGCCCATCGACGACGCAGAGCCCGTCTCCGATGGAGCGGAGGACCGTCTGCAATTTGTCCCGTTCCACGGCGAGCTGGCTTTCGGACGTGCGGCGGAGTTGCTCGTTCAACTCCTGCATTTCGCGCGACGACAGGGCGATGGAGCGCTCCAGCAGTTCGCGTCCCTGATCCGACTCCAGGTAACTCTGGCTGACCCGTTCGAGGAGCTGTTGCCAGCACTCGAGCGAGGACGGCGCGGTTGCATCGTCCAGCCCCAGGCGGTTCAGCTGTCGTTTGAGCAACGGATGCATAGATCTTAGTGCTCGGTAATGGTCGTGAGCGTCATGGTTTGGTTATGCAGATCGCAGGCGCCGCTCTTGTAGGGCGAGATTTCGCCATAGGAGTAAAAGCCGATTTGCTGGCTGCCTTTCGGCAGAATCTCTAGTGTGGCTTCGATTTCCTCTTCGGTCCGCTCGCCAAGCACCAGGCGCCGGCCGACACAGCTGATGGCGATGGAGAGCGTCGGCGAATCGGAGTGTGAACCGTTGTGGTGATCGAACGTGAGCGTGGCGGCTTCGGATGCGCCCTGAATCAGCCGATCGAAATTCGCGCGCATCAGCTGCGCGAAGACCCCTTCGGGAATGTCTCCGGCAAACGTCATGGATTGGGTGGCTTCGTCCACGGCCAGAATGGTGCGGACCAGGACTTTTCCCTCCGCTTGGGAGGTTCTGATTGCGAGAGGGAACAGGAGTCCAGTGGCGGGCAAGCCGGTGGCGCGATCTCCCAGATACTCTTTGTAGAGTTGCAGTGCGGGACGGCCGTCTAGCTCGTAGAGAATGTTGCCGGTGGATTTGGTGACCAGCCGTTCCGGGCCGAATTTATCCCAGCCACCCTTTGAGCCATGTCCGAGCCGGACGTGGTCGCCATAAAATCCGACGGCCGTCACGTAGCCGCTTTGGGGCGTGCGATCTTTCAATACCCATGTTCGTTTGAAGTGAGTCCCATCGCCCGCCAGCCCGCCCGTGACGACAACAGCCTCTCCCAGCGTGTCATTCAGCCCTTTCACGAGTTCGCTGCCATTGACATTGAGGCCGTCGGAGAGGACCAGGACGCCTCGGAGCGAGGGTTGTTTGAGCTGTGTGGCGATTGCGCGTCCGGCGGCGTACGAATCGTTTGGGGAGTGTACTGCTGCGTGGGCCGTGCGGATCGGGGTGTGGTCGAAGCGCACGGCGGCGACGGCTATGCTGTCATCGGAAATTTCGCCTCCGTGAATTTCGCCTGCCGTCGAACAGCCCATCACGTGACTCCGGGGACAGGCGTCGACCACTTCGCGGATGCGATGGGGAGCGTCGATCAAGTCAGGAGCCCCGAAGAGCAGGACGAGGGTTCCTTCCGAATCCAATGCGGAGAGCGACGCCGGAGAGAAGGAGTCGCCGGATTTGATCGAGGATGTAGTGACATGCATGGGGGGATCTCCTTCTAGTTGCCCGGTTTCTGCCGTGTGGCCGTCGTGAGGGTGGTCTCATCGGAGCGGTGCGGCTGCGACGCCGTATCGGATGAGCTGTTCCTGTCAAGGGAGAGCGTGAACCAGAAGGTCGTGCCTTGTCCGGGTGTGCTGGTGAGGCCGAGTCGTCCACCCATCATGCCGACCAGTTGCTTCACGATGGCGAGCCCGAGTCCGGTTCCGCCGTATTTTCTCGTCATCGATCCGTCCGCCTGCGAGAAGGAATCGAAAATCTTTTCCTGAGCATGCAGCGGAATGCCGATGCCCGTATCGGTTACCTCAATGCGGACCTCTCTCGGATCACCGTCGTCCGGGCGCACGGAGACCGCCACATTTCCCCTCTCGGTGAATTTGAGGGCGTTGCCGACCAGGTTGGTCAGAATCTGGCGGAGCCGGTGCGGATCGCCGTGGACCATGTCGGGAATGTCCGGTGCAATGGTGACGCTCAGCGCCAGTCCCTTTTTTTGAGCCTGCTCGTGATAGAGCCCGATGGTTTCGGTGAGTAGCTGGCGGAGACCGAAGGGGATGTATTCCAAGACCAGGCGGCCGGCTTCGATCTTGGAGAAATCCAGAATGTCATTGATGATGTGCAACAGATTGGTGCCCGAATTGTGCACGGTGTCGGCGTATCGGCGTTGTTTGTCGTTCAGCGGGGTCGTCAGGAGGAGTTCGGTCATCCCGAGGACGCCGTTCATGGGGGTTCGAATTTCATGGCTCATGTTGGCCAGGAATTGGGACTTGGCCAGGCTGGCAGTCTCGGCGGCCTCCTTCGCGCGACGGAGGCGTTCTTCCTGCTGCTTTCGCTCGGAAATGTCCTGCACGAAGATGGTGAACTGCTGCGTCCCACCGACGGCCAGACAGCTCATGGCGATTTCCACGGGAAAACTTCTCCCCTGAGAAGTGTGGCCCAGCATTTCACTGCGCCGGTTGAGAATGGCTCCGGGGACTAACCCCGTGTACGGTGTAAGGGGGGCGGATCCGGTTGCGGGGGCTGAGGCGGATACGTAGGTGGTCAGGGGCTTTCCGATCGCCTCGGTTCGCGGGACGTCAAACATCAACTCAGCCTGGGTGTTCCATCCGTTGATGGTCCCCGTGGCATCCGTCGTGATGACGGCGTCGAGGGCGGTTTCGATGATCATGCGAGTTCTGGCCTCGCTTTCCCGGACCTCGTCTTGTGCGAGTTCATTGACCCGCCAGAAGTAGAGCAGAGCCGCACATTGGGCGAGGATGAAACCGCCATGGATCAAGGCCCAGGTCCAGGGGTGTGTTTGCCCGCCCGTATGGCCGTACACCATGTCGGGCATGAGCGTGCCCACCACTCCGTGATCGAGGATGATAAATTGGAGCCCGACGAGAAACGGAAGCCAATCCTGGTACAACACAATCACAGACATCATCACGAAGAAATGAAAGTGCAGTTCGGTTTGGCCCCCAGCGAGGTGAACGAGGAGGGCCGAGGCGGTCATCAGTCCGCAGGTGGCAATGGCAGACTGGAGGCGACGGCAGACAACCGATAGCCGTGCGGCGACGGCGATACCTGCGAGCAGCGCTCCCCCTCCGAGATAGAGGCTGGGACTTGCTCCCATGTAGGCACCGAACATCGGCACTCCCGGCACGTGGAGCCAGAGGATCGAAAGAATGCCCCGGTGACGGGAGTTCCAGGCCGGTTCGGCCAGAGCCTCTCCCTTCGGCAGGCCTGCCAGAAGATCCATAAACAAAGAGCCCATGAGTTTCAGTCAGTTGTGGCGATTCGCCTGACCGCGCTCCGTTGCGCAGTCGTAGGTCTTGACACGCCTGTATCGGCAGAAATCAACCGAAACTAAAGAGAAAATAGGTGCAGGAAAGGTGCAGGAATCAACAGGAGAGGCCGGCTATAGGCATGCCGGGCAGTGACGGATGCAAGCCTAATGAGACGGGGGATTAGTGATGGTGATGACGGCATTCCGGACTATGGACATGGGTCGGCTCCTGGGGGGGCGGGGTCAGTTGCCCCGGGAGCACGATCCGTCCGGCTTCGTGCTGTTTGGTCAAATGCTCGGCGATTTCGGGGTGGAATGTTTTCACGTACCCGATCATGCCGTTCAGGAAGCGGCGTGATTGAAAGTCCTGGCCGGAAAATTCTGTCAGAATCGCGACTGCGCGATCGAGAATTTCCGGAGCTGATCCGGCATCGCTGACCTGTTGGGGCTGTTGTTTGACGAACGTGTCGTATTCCTTCTTGAGTCGTTCCGCAAACACCGGCATCGGGGCCGACGGCACATGAAGGGGGCTCAAGGTCCGACGAAGGGCTTGGATGGCGGCAAAGACTTCGGCATCCTGGCCGTCTCGCCGGTCGTGGAAATAGCCGAAGGTGACGACCTCGATGAGGTTGAACAGCGCGGCCGCCTTTTCGCCTCCCGCCACACTCAGTTGCCGGTAGAGCTCCCGCCGGACCGGGGCGAACTGCTCGCCCAGCCGCTTCTGCTGATAGTCGCTCCCGGTGTCGAGATAGTCGCAGTCGGGAGGACAGGAGATTCTCGTCAGTCGATGTTCCCCGCAGCATTGGCTGCAGATCAAACCGGTGAGGGCGGGACAGGAACGTTTGCCCTTGCGTTGCTTGCAGTAGACACATCGGCTCATTTGCGAGGAGATCCTTCCTTGTCGGATTTCTTGGGTTCGACGAATCCATAGTCCGCCAGTGTGCGTTTGGCCCGATCACCCGATGCAGCCGTCGGCGATTCGAGGCCGTTGACCTCGGCGGCATTGGAGTCTTGGTAGGGGACGAGAATCAGGTGGTTGACTCGGTCGATTCCCACATCAGATGGGCCCGGCAGGTATTCCGCGATCACCTGGAACTTCCCGTTCGGGAGCATGCGCCAGATCTTGCCCTTCGTCCCATCCGAGACATACATGCTACCCCACCGGTCGAAATCCACGCCGCTGAGATTCTGGAACCGGGCGGTAAAAAATCCGTTCGACGCCAGTTCTGTGAGCGCACCTTCCGGGGTGATGTCGAAGATCTTTCCGGAATCATAACTGACCACCACCACATGTCCGGTCTTGGGATGCACGGCGACTCCGGAGGGGCCGGCCAGGTGCGCACCGGAGACATACAACGACAGCGTCAATGTCGGCGCTAGATCCACGCGATAGATCGCGTTGCCGCCCTGGTCGGCCAGGTAGAGATGGCCTTGGCCATCGGAGGCCACATCGGTGAGGGACTGGGCGGCGCCGCCGGCTGCGGGGCGTGGGAGCGCCAGCGTGGCGAGAGGTTTCCCCGTCGTCTTGTCGAAGGCGCGCAGGGTATCCAGATCGGTCACATAGAGGACGTCATCAACGACCACCATGCCCTTGGGAGCATGGAGCGTGACGTCGCCGCGGCCGCCCTCAATAAACTTGAAGGCGGTGATCCGGCCGTCGTCGCTCAGCTTGGTGATGAATCCATTGTTATCCCGGGCATCGGTTTCCCCGTTGATGTTGGAAATAAAATAGGACCTGGTCGCCGGGTCGGCCAGAAAGCTATGCGGAGACTCCAGTCCGCTCACTTGGAGAGCCCAGGCCCAGGGGTGATGGAGCAGGACGCCAATGACCAGGGCGAGCGCCGGGCCGAGACCGCGGCGGCGCAGTCGCCGTGTGAATCTGTTGTGGCGGATGGTCGTGGAAATCATCAACGAAGGTGTCGCACAGAGGATTCTGTAGATGCATCGTAGCCAAGGGCCTCGGAGACTGTCAAGGAAGCCGCAGGTCGGTGCAAGGGGAACGACTGCTCGCGGAGTGGCGACGACAGGAGAGAAGCGGTGAAATATGGCCTCCCCACGGGGCGTTGTCGGTGGTCTACGCGGAGCCGCCAGCGTTGACTTGTTGAAAAATTGCCTGCTATGGTGCCGACACTTTTTGATTCTATTCAGGCCAGGGAGGATATCGTGGCAGCTCGAATTATCGATGGAAAAGCGTTGGCACAGCAAGTCCGGGAACGACTGGCTGTAGAGTCGGCCGCGGTGCTGGCCAAAACAGGAGTCAAGCCTGGACTGGCGACGATTTTGGTGGGAGACGATCCTGCGTCGCACGTGTACGTCAGGAATAAACAGAAGGCCTGCGAATTGGCAGGGATCTATGTGGACGATCACAAATTGCCGGCTAGCACGACGCAAGCAGAGCTGCTGGCATTGATCGAAAAGAAGAACGCCGATCCGAAGATTCACGGCATCCTGGTCCAGCTGCCGCTGCCCAAGCACATCGAGAGCCGCGTGGTACTGGAGGCGGTCTCGCCGAATAAGGATGCCGACGGGTTTCACCCCTACAACTTCGGACGGTTGGTCGAAGGCAACCCGGTCTTCGAAGCCTGTACGCCGAAGGGGGTCATCAAGATGATCGAATCGACCGGCGTGTCGATCGAAGGCAAGCGCGCCGTGGTCGTCGGACGGAGCAATATCGTCGGCAAACCGTTGGCGCTGATGTTGCTCCAACGCAATGCCACCGTTACGATTTGCCATTCGAAGACGAAGGACCTTGCGGCGGTCTGCCGTGAGGCCGATCTGCTGTTGGTGGCGATCGGGAAAGCCAAGTTCGTGACGGCGGATATGGTGCGAGAGGGTGCGGTCGTGATCGACGTGGGCACCAACAAGCTGCCGGACGGCAAGCTCTGCGGCGACGTGGATTTCGAGCCGGTCAGCCACAAGGCCGGGTGGATCAGCCCGGTTCCCGGCGGAGTCGGGCCGATGACGATTGCGATGTTGCTCGACAATACGGTTGAATCTGCTAAGAGAATGGCAGGGATGAAATAGGGTTGATCGAGAGGCTGTTGGCTCATTTGCTCGCCGGTGAGCGCCCACGTGATGCCCGGCATCCCTCGCATCGCATCACGCGCGGCCCCGGAAGGCCCTCGTTGGGCCAGCGGCTTGTCCGTTGCGACCGTGGAGAAGGGCAGGTAAGGATCGAGATGCATAGGAGACTCGCATGAGCCGAGAGCCGCGGCGACTCAAAGACGTATTGGCCCAGGGACAATTTGCCGTGACGGTGGAGTATAACCCGCCGAAGGGCACGAACCTGACCCATGTGGTGGAAAGTGCCAAGGCGCTCGTCGGACGCGTGCATGGGGTGAACGTCACCGACAACACGGCCGCGATCGTGCGTGCCGGGTCCTTGCCGGTCTGCCGTGTGTTGTATGAGTTGGGGCATGACCCGGTGATGCAGCTGACCTGTCGGGACCGTAATCGGATCGCGATGCAATCCGATCTCATGGGGGCGCACATTCTGGGCATCCGGAACATCCTCTGTCTGACCGGAGACTATCCCACCGTAGGCGACCATAAAGAAGCCAAGCCGGTGTACGACCTGGATTCTGTTCAGGTCATGCAGCTGGTCACGGGATTGAATAACGGGAAGGACTATGCGGGCAACAAGCTCGACGGGTCCACCGCTTTTACGATCGGCGGGGCCGTGACTCCCGAAGCCGATCCGCTCGGCCCGATGTTGGTCAAGTTCGAGGTCAAAGTGCGGGCGGGCGCGGAGTTCTTTCAAACCCAGGCGATTTATCAGCCGGAGCAGTTCAAGAAATTCATGGAGGCGGTGCGTCCCTTCAAGGTCAAGGTGCTGGCCGGAATTCTGTTGCTCCGTAGCGCGAAGATGGCAGAATTCATGAACGCCAACATTCCCGGCGTCTGTGTGCCGCAGGACATGATCGACGAAATGCGCGCGGCGGGGGACAAGCGGGCCCTCGATGCCGGTGTTGAGATTGCCGTGCGCACCATCAAAGCCGTGCGGCCGTACTGCGACGGAGTGCACATCATGGCGATCAAGTCGACGGAGCGGCTGCCGGAAATTCTTACGAAAGCAGAGCTCGGGTGATGACCGTCCCGGACTTGCAGAAGTGCAAGCGCGACAGACGGAAGATCACGGTCGTCACCGCGTACGACGCGTTGTTTGCGCGCATCGTCGAAGAGGCGGGCATCGACGTGATCCTGGTGGGCGATTCCCTGGGGGTGGTGGTACAGGGCAAGTCCAACACCCTCTCAGTCACGATGGAGGAGATGCTGTACCATACCAAACTGGTGGCCGGAGCGACTCAGCGGTCGTTGGTCATCGGCGATATGCCGTTCCTGTCCTACCAGGTCAGCCAGGAGGAGGCACTTCGAAACGCCGGCCGGTTCATTCAGGCCGGAGCCCATGCCGTGAAGCTGGAAGGGGGAGCTGCGGTTGCGGACCGTGTGTCGGCGATCGTGAAAATTGGTGTCCCGGTGATGGGGCACCTCGGGATGACGCCGCAATCGGTTCATCAGTACGGCGGGTATAAGGTTCAGGGAAAGGGCAAGGATCGGGCGCAGCAACTGCTTGAAGACGCGCAGGCGTTGGAAGCGGCCGGGGCCATAGGGATCGTGCTGGAAGCGATTCCCGCGGGGTTGGCCAAGACCGTGACGGAGGCACTCACGATTCCGACGATCGGCATCGGGGCCGGCCCGCATTGCGATGGTCAGGTGCTGGTGTTGTACGACCTGCTGGGTCTCTTCGATGAGTTTGTGCCGAAGTTCGTCAAACCCTACGCGCATCTCAAGGTCGATGCTCTGCAGGCTCTCCGCCGGTACAAGGATGAGGTTGAGCAGGGCACCTTCCCGTCCGATTCTGAAAGTTATCACTAGCCGGTTGCCGCTTCCCCCAACTTCGATCCCGGCTGGAATCAATCCTTACCGTTGCCAGCAGCGACGATGCGGCTTACTTCTCGACGCGGACCTGCTTGAACCATCGAAGGTGTTCCTGGCCCTACCAGGAGCGATGGATTGCTCAGGGGGCCTTGTTCACTGATGGCCCGTTGCCACAGTGCTCCAATCGAATACGCACGGCTGGCCGGCTGGTGTCCCCCATCCACATTGTGACGTCATCGGCGAATGTGACGGTATCAAGCCCCATGTAGGAGGCGGGACTGTTCTGCAGGCGCAGGAGCCCGCTATGGGCAAGCTTGCGCACGGCTGCCTCATTGCCGAGCGCGCGTTTGAGATGGGCGGCGGCGAGTTGAATGAGGGCTTGGAAGTAGTTGCCCGCCGTCGTTCTGCGTCCGCACGCGTGCCACAACCCCTCCAACACTTCGTGCGATTCCCACCAGTACCCGAAGTTATAGAGATCGACCGCATACAAATAGTCTTCTGAATTCGACCATTGGTGCGGTTCAAACGGGCGCGGGCGTGGCTCCGGCTCTGCGAAGGAATGCCCCAGTGGATCGCGGCGTGGATGTGGAGTCAGGCCCGGGAGGAATCGGTAGGTCGGCAGCGCCCTGCTATTGTAGCGGGGCCAATCGACCGTGAGCGGGTGCTCATTTGTCTCCACGTGTCTCCTCGCAACGCACTTGGAAGACCTTCCGGTCCTCCAGTCGTACGGCGGTGAGTTGCCGCCCATAGACGCAGCCGCTGTCCAGGGCACACAGATTCGGTGTGAGATGCAGGCCCATTGCCGCCCAATGCCCGAACACAATTGTGGCGGTCGCACTTCGTCGGTTCGGGACATCGAACCAGGGGCGAAATCCCTGGGGTGTGAGTTTCGGCGGGCCGGAGAAGGTCGATTCCATGATACTGTCGTCGGAGCAGGTTCTGATTCGGGTCAACACTTTGATGATGGTGGCAAGGCGCACCGGGCCTTTCAGATCGGAGTGCCATTGCAGAGAGCCGCTGGGGTGAAGGGCGCGAAGCGTTGCGCTGGATTGTTCTCCCCGCAGTGCCGTTTCTGCCTCCATGGCGAATTGCTGGGCCTCCTCGATCGTCCAGTGCGGCAAGAGCCCCGCATGGACCAGTACATAGGAGCCCTCCCGATAGAGCAACGGCTGCTGTCTGAGCCAGGCCGTGAGTTCGCCGCAGTCCTGGGCATCGAGGATTTGGGTCAA
The sequence above is a segment of the Nitrospira sp. genome. Coding sequences within it:
- a CDS encoding FIST C-terminal domain-containing protein, with the translated sequence MHVTTSSIKSGDSFSPASLSALDSEGTLVLLFGAPDLIDAPHRIREVVDACPRSHVMGCSTAGEIHGGEISDDSIAVAAVRFDHTPIRTAHAAVHSPNDSYAAGRAIATQLKQPSLRGVLVLSDGLNVNGSELVKGLNDTLGEAVVVTGGLAGDGTHFKRTWVLKDRTPQSGYVTAVGFYGDHVRLGHGSKGGWDKFGPERLVTKSTGNILYELDGRPALQLYKEYLGDRATGLPATGLLFPLAIRTSQAEGKVLVRTILAVDEATQSMTFAGDIPEGVFAQLMRANFDRLIQGASEAATLTFDHHNGSHSDSPTLSIAISCVGRRLVLGERTEEEIEATLEILPKGSQQIGFYSYGEISPYKSGACDLHNQTMTLTTITEH
- a CDS encoding methylenetetrahydrofolate reductase, which codes for MSREPRRLKDVLAQGQFAVTVEYNPPKGTNLTHVVESAKALVGRVHGVNVTDNTAAIVRAGSLPVCRVLYELGHDPVMQLTCRDRNRIAMQSDLMGAHILGIRNILCLTGDYPTVGDHKEAKPVYDLDSVQVMQLVTGLNNGKDYAGNKLDGSTAFTIGGAVTPEADPLGPMLVKFEVKVRAGAEFFQTQAIYQPEQFKKFMEAVRPFKVKVLAGILLLRSAKMAEFMNANIPGVCVPQDMIDEMRAAGDKRALDAGVEIAVRTIKAVRPYCDGVHIMAIKSTERLPEILTKAELG
- the folD gene encoding bifunctional methylenetetrahydrofolate dehydrogenase/methenyltetrahydrofolate cyclohydrolase FolD, coding for MAARIIDGKALAQQVRERLAVESAAVLAKTGVKPGLATILVGDDPASHVYVRNKQKACELAGIYVDDHKLPASTTQAELLALIEKKNADPKIHGILVQLPLPKHIESRVVLEAVSPNKDADGFHPYNFGRLVEGNPVFEACTPKGVIKMIESTGVSIEGKRAVVVGRSNIVGKPLALMLLQRNATVTICHSKTKDLAAVCREADLLLVAIGKAKFVTADMVREGAVVIDVGTNKLPDGKLCGDVDFEPVSHKAGWISPVPGGVGPMTIAMLLDNTVESAKRMAGMK
- a CDS encoding PAS domain S-box protein codes for the protein MGSLFMDLLAGLPKGEALAEPAWNSRHRGILSILWLHVPGVPMFGAYMGASPSLYLGGGALLAGIAVAARLSVVCRRLQSAIATCGLMTASALLVHLAGGQTELHFHFFVMMSVIVLYQDWLPFLVGLQFIILDHGVVGTLMPDMVYGHTGGQTHPWTWALIHGGFILAQCAALLYFWRVNELAQDEVRESEARTRMIIETALDAVITTDATGTINGWNTQAELMFDVPRTEAIGKPLTTYVSASAPATGSAPLTPYTGLVPGAILNRRSEMLGHTSQGRSFPVEIAMSCLAVGGTQQFTIFVQDISERKQQEERLRRAKEAAETASLAKSQFLANMSHEIRTPMNGVLGMTELLLTTPLNDKQRRYADTVHNSGTNLLHIINDILDFSKIEAGRLVLEYIPFGLRQLLTETIGLYHEQAQKKGLALSVTIAPDIPDMVHGDPHRLRQILTNLVGNALKFTERGNVAVSVRPDDGDPREVRIEVTDTGIGIPLHAQEKIFDSFSQADGSMTRKYGGTGLGLAIVKQLVGMMGGRLGLTSTPGQGTTFWFTLSLDRNSSSDTASQPHRSDETTLTTATRQKPGN
- a CDS encoding PAS domain S-box protein gives rise to the protein MHPLLKRQLNRLGLDDATAPSSLECWQQLLERVSQSYLESDQGRELLERSIALSSREMQELNEQLRRTSESQLAVERDKLQTVLRSIGDGLCVVDGHWNIVLLNPEGERLWGLTEKEVVGRRLHDMISLSYGTKLTEPIFTQILLDDTAQGGSFRTDDGLLTSTTGRSFPVSCVLAPIVQENRSAGAVLVFRDITDRKQAEDIRRHTESLLRRQQSTLLELTRNSIIQSGVLEPALQEITRATAMTLGVSRTSIWILSEGHDSIRCKDLYESSKNSHSSGTELQSADFPEYFRELLSERVIDASDARCDPRTREFTASYLEPLGIGAMLDIPIRFNGKLVGVLCNEHIGPPRPWMLEEQQFGHAIASLVSLALEAVERLHAEGALRKSEGRTRLIIDTALSAVIGMDERGLIIGWNTQAEQIFGWTRQEALGRAMTDTIIPHAHREAHQRGLEQFLKTGDGPILNKRIEITALRRDGTEFPVELAITPLRIENAYTFTAFVVDISERKEAEEALRTSEARLTMTVQGSHIGIWDWNLTTGVIYFSPQWKNQLGYDDTTLPNNFDEWRTRIHPDDQPFVQETIQTCLDGQRSQFELEHRLRHRDGSYRWILSRGSLIRDVYGVTARMVGIHIDTTDRKQAEQELRAAKEAAEAASKAKSEFLANMSHEIRTPMNGVLGTTELLLNSALTDKQRHLASTVHRSGRTLLAIINDILDFSKIEAGKLDLECVDFDLLPVLEESIELFGEAARRKQLRLSQHIADAVPRYLKGDPVRFRQILMNLLSNAMKFTETGGVSLNAEYVEGTTTQALLRFAVTDTGIGIPPAAKSRIFDAFSQADGSTTRRYGGTGLGLSIAKQLVGLMGGTITVESTPGSGSTFAFTTRFDLQPLGSGLSTKLAPYAQWADPLVSPRQTSDIPCPQVTEAGAAAPSPKQSGRILLAEDSPVNREVAVGMLEQLGYEVEVAENGRQAITAAERNQFDIVLMDCQMPEMDGLTATGEIRRRETVSGRRRLPIIALTAHAMQGDREHCLAAGMDDYLSKPFTQMQLQGIVRKWLSHHEPPAQAAQPNATAPGTQSVPPQPTTEPAADPPTASPGMDLKALEGIRALQRPNRPDVLASVLRKYLDNSRESVDALRDAIRANDPMALEAIAHRLKSSSAQLGAIAVAACCKELETMGNRKHLVDADQMFAQLESDYRAACTVFRNEIAKEKQT